The segment agaattgaaatggacCTGTTTGTCaagaagaaatttaaaaacttcaattgttaacacattcaatcactatgaccatttcAGCCCCACCCCAGtaccaaaacccttacccctgggatcatgaaatttatcatAATATGGTTAAAATGCATCCAttctccttctaaatatccgtTTAGtctcaatttagtatcaatagcattaaagaagatattatgtcagaaatgttttacacataaacactatataccaagcttgcccccccccccccccccccccccagaacaATTACCCCAAAGATCATCATGAAATATGTAATTTGggtagaggcctttctgctctacTTGACAATGCaaattagtttttcttacagatgttcCTCTTGTAGaggagatttttgaaaattggtcaatgttTGGCAGATTTTGTCCCACCTCTAAAATCCAAGGGATGCAGGAGTCTCTAAAATTTACTGTTATGTCCTCCttatcccaaagatgcttcataccaaatttgaaaagaattggaatagcagttatcaagaagttagaaatgttcaattgtttatGTATGgcaattatatataattagatTCAAAACAAACTATATCTTCATTGCAATggatttcaatatacatgtaaattatgcaTAATACACatagtaaatatattaaaatggccagtggttcatgagaaagatttttttaataaacattcccaattaaattttgatcccctattgtgacccatCTTACCATGATTAAAAGAAAACCTGAATCTGCGCTACCTGAGGATGATTGCATACTAccatggccctgttgttcttgagacaattttcaaattttctcaCCATATATTCccacgtaaaactttgaatttGCATCATGACCCAAACCTATCCCCATggatatgatttgaacaaacttgcatGTGCACTACATGAGAAAATTGCTCGTATATAACTATTAGTAATCCTGGCCCTTACTGCTCTCCTAAATATGTAAAACCCCTAATAATTAAGACACCTTCTTAAAGGGCCatatttaacaaacttgaatctgcgctaCCTGAGGATACTTgtacttgcatatcaatatgattaatcatggTCAAgctgttcttaagaagattttgtttttaaattctcCATTTAAAAATTTGAGAATCCCCTATTTAGTCAATCCTATCCCTGGAGAAATTTGaactgaggatgcttgcatatcaacatGACTAATTATGCATGGCCCTGCTATTCTTGACTGAAGAAGATTGTTGATTGAtcgttttgatgttttccgccacactcaacaatttttcagttatatggtggcgcctagtttttattggtggaagagagaacccagatacaatgtacctgggaagagaccaccgaccttccaaaagtaaactttctcacttaccggcgtgagcgggattcgaacccgggtgattttgagtgcgaaaaaaaatcccatatatattctcatgtaaagatatgatcccctattgtggccccatcctaccctctctagggtcatgatttgaataaactggaatctgcactacctgagaaTGCTTGCACATTAATTAATATAACTAATCATGGCCTTGCTGCTCTTGAcaagattatttttaaataccCTCTctagggtcatgatttgaataaactggaatctgcactacctgagaaTGCTTGCACATTAATTAATATAACTAATCATGGCCTTGCTGCTCTTGAcaagattatttttaaataccCTCTctagggtcatgatttgaataaactggaatctgcactacctgagaaTGCTTGCACATTAATTAATATAACTAATCATGGCCTTGCTGCTCTTGACaagattattttaaaaatcataacccTATATATTTCCaagtaaaacattgatcccgtattgtggccccaccccaTTCTCTGGAGCCctgatttgaaaattaattagaatctatactatatatatcagaaatttaatatttcacatagCAAAAAGTTTGATCTTTTGTAACGTACCAATGGTTTTTGAGAGtttttaaatgaacccaccTCGTtattaccttttcttgattatctccccttgaaaggCATGATCCCccatttgaacacttttaaatcccctttacccaaaaCAGCTCTGTAccatgttttgtttaaattggCTCATAGTTCTAGTGATGAAGACATGCATGAAGTttactgacagacagacggacaatgggtgatcagaaaaatctcacttgagcttacaactcaggtgagctaaaactacATTTTGTGTACCCTCAAATATTTATGTCGCCCAAAACAatcattttgtttgtaaataaaatttcaacCAACCAGAAAAGGTAAATCCAAAATAGTACATCAGCAGTAAGCAGATGATAAAGACTGTAATGTGCCTGTAACATACAATCACTACAACCTATACCGTATTCATCCAACTGAacttaaaaaattgaaaaaagagGTGGTTATTTGGAAGTTTGTTCTGAAATATTTTCAGTAAAATCTTGACTTTGAGAAATgtttaaattgatatcaaattataAACGAGATATTActaaagcttcatagttatttcggatttcaaacatttcggttgagcatcactgaagagacatcatttgtcgaaatgcgcatctggtgcatcaaaattggtaccgtataagttttacattgttaaagTTTCctttatacttgtatatataatcCACTCAGATTTTCTCGATTTATTTTAAATCGTCAAAAACAATCTAGTAATTACACAAAGATATAGTAGATAGTACTGTTAATTGGCAAGTCGTATTGTatttaaatgggggggggggggggggggggggaggggggggggggaggggggaggggctCTTAATTTTTGAGAGTTGAGAAAAGTCCATGGGGCATTTATAAGGGTTGGGACAATCAATAGGATGAATACGGTATGTAATACATTCTACATTTATAACTTTGAGATCAGTTCTTCTGTTTAATATAGGAATTAATGCATTTGAAACGTACAATACTAGTGGCTCCTCCACCAAAACTAATTCTATCCATACAATAGACAATCCTTCTGATGAAATACCATTATTGGATATCCGTGTACATACATCCAGATgtttcattaaaacatttagtATACATGTGAAACAAAAAAcacatgggccacaatgctcacccaATGACGAGACCCCAAAACTAATTATTTTGTCTATAGGAAGTCCAAGGGGGTCAGAATTCATACAAAACTGCACTTACAAAACATCTAGATGCTTGAATAACCCCCAACCCCACCCCGTGTGAATCCTTGTTGTCAATAAgatgtttcaaaaatatttctatgtaaaccTGAAATACCCCGATGTCAAATTTAAACCCCTTTTTATGGCATCATCAGGCCTGATCCCAGGAGTAACATTTTCATTACCAATTCTCTAATCTTTATAATAACCTAGATTGAATTTACACTCAATGAAAATCCATGTTTGCACATACATCCTCCATTTGAGCTTGAATTAACAGGgccttgtaccaagtttggttgaaattgatgcagtagttcttgagaagaagataaaaatctGACAAGATTGTTGACAATGGACAAACATTGATGAGAAGATACTTGCTACATTTAAATATACGTGAAAACCTGGTCcagaatttgttttcatattagtacttaaagggactggttcacgtttttcgaaagaaatattttcattttttatgttaaaaatacaaaatataactcatttaatgttgacaaccaaaatttggaccgtctgaatacAAGGATaggagcaatattttagccttaaatctgtgttatgtaaacaaagacacaaatctttttatgtaaacaaacaaaccagtgaaacattaattttgtaatttaaagcacttctattttgtacaatcacaaagtttaacttttaaatgacacattttacctaaagtatacttgagatgtgatttatataataaatttggatcaatatttatttattttgaaaacttcgtaaacaataacacaccttaAACTTTGTTTTCAAATCaattaataaactctctataatgagcttctgtggtgatgaataaccttaattcttttgtgaaaccttctaaacatattagactgtaaattttgatcatttaaagtgaaaaacaaaatttggaggaaaatcgtgaatcagtccctttaagatcCCTGGGATCTAATCCAGACATAAATTCAATCACCTTTCATTACCCATTATATTACAGccctatttatttttttaaatctaaataGTACTAAGTACTTATTCCCGCATTTAACAATTACCATAATAAAAACACTActatttcatttctacaaaattaACCTTACAAAGTGCATCCAAAGGCAACAGAAAATTAAGCTGGCAGCAACAACTAATATCATTTTACTCTTTGTTGTAGTTGCAAATAATGGAATTGCATGTACATATGAACACAAGACATTTAAAATTCTGACTGGAAGTACATTGACGCATTATGTAGATAGTCAATGGGTAGGGTCTGCTTGATGGACTTGGCACCCAGACTGGCAGCTCCTATAGCTGCTGACTCCTTCAGTTCCAGCaaacatattttggatattCTTGGATTCTTTGCTCTGTCCTTCAGAACATTCACAAATCCCTCTTTCATGAAGTCCCAGCTCTTCCAAACTGAACCCACTGTGACCACCTGCAGCCCACTGGGTGTGTTCAGTAACTCCTCTGCAACATGTGGCCCCACACCAAGAATATGTTCTGCTAGAATTTCTCCAGCTTGTCTGAAAAGCTCCAGACATAACTTGTCTTTGTTCTCTCTGGCACCTTGAGCAAGTTCTTTACATAAGCCTGCAATGTAAGATTTCTCAAACTTGGAATAAAAGTAGTGTAGTAGCTCATCTCTATCACTGatctgaaaatatttcatcatgaCATCCTTCACAAAGGAGATGTCATGAGGTGAGACCTTCAGGTTGTCCTCATGgtcaaaaacaattttaattGCTGTCTGTGTGATCCAGTATGCAGATCCTTCATCTCCAAGGAGATGACCCCAGCCACCACACCTGAATGCTCTTCCATCGGGATTGATCAGCATACAGTTCGACCCAGTTCCGGCAATCAAAACAATTCCACCTTTCTCTGTAGCAGTGGCGATGGCCCCAGCAGTGTCACTGGCAATGAACACATTCTGACTACACTGGGGGTATTTAGATTTTATTCCGCTTATCAGCTGATTCTGGGCATCCTTCTGGTCAGCACCACTCATTGATAATCCAAGAGACAGTAGCTTGGTGCTAGAATCCAAACCTGCCTTAGATTTGGCATCCTCCACCATATTGTTCACTCTTTTTAGACATTCCTCTTGGCCTATTAACCATTGATTTGTTGATGGACCATCAATCCAGGCCAAAATATCCCCATTTGCATTCATTAACACCATTTTGGAATGGGTTGCTCCCCCCTCAACCCCACCGTAATACCCCGATGTTGACATTTCTGCAGGGTGCAGCGTCCAAAGTCCAAAAAAGTTATCACGTACCCTCTACTTTCTCTTTAAACAGGGATGTCGAACCCGATCTTCATAAACGCGCCATGCATGCAGTTCAGCTTCGTATtgtcatcttcgcaagccaataTGTCCAATATTTTTTCTACGGAAAATATCCTATCTCTTTTTACACCATGAACGATAAAATCCTATCAAAATGTAATACccgattttcaaaatttgaacttggattttcaatattttggaaataaatcTTGATATATGTGTAATCTTGTAGACTCCaaaattttaataatgttcaatctttttgaattaaatattgaaaatatgaatTACTTTTTGGTGGTCATTTAAGAGTTTAGGCTTTTGAAAATATCCGAactttgtatatattcataaattgATTCACTTTTAGATGGTGActggattctaaaatattttaaacgATTGCAGCTAAGTGAATGATACCAAGTGAATAATATTTGACCAGTAGCCCGGGTATACcactgaaaataaatttcaaaactacaATGTCGTAGAAAAAAGATACATGGTTTTAGATATCTCGCTCCTACGAACGGTTCGTGATGAGACGATTCGCCCCAAAAGACGCTTCATCCCAAgacgtccccccccccccccccccccccccaataaaaaaTACGGCGAACCGTTGACCGTTCTAGAGCAAATCGTCTTAGTACGAAACGTCTTTTGGGGGCGAAACGTCCCGTTACCCTCGCGTATGAGTCAAACAAAATCTTAATTTGGCTGACTAAAAGACCACTATCAAGGCATatcatctatttatttatttttttattttgtaaaagtaCGGGAAAATTCCAAGAAGGCGACACCTGCCGACAAGCATTCTGTTCAATACACATTACTCGGGTTTACCTATATGACGTCATCAAATATGGCTGACACAGGATACTAAGAATGAAGGTAATGCATGCAGACTATATTTTTTCGATATGAATAGAGATTACAACGATTAATCAGTATTGTGGAAGTGACAATTAATTTACTATTGTTTGTAGCAATGAAATAAGTAGTTGTCTATTATTGATTCGTGGTAGATTCCGTCAAATTTACATCAGACGATATCGAATTTCCCCTTTCTGAAGTTTCACAACTTTTTTTTGCACTAATATACATGGCCGTCCGATTCTTTATACCGGATTTCGGTCTGACAGGGTAACAACAACTGTAGTTATTAATTAGTGTATTAGGACAATAAGATGGCTGATTTAAATGTAGTTACATTGGTGATAATATTGTAAATATGGAAAGTAGGGCACCTCTAATCGGGAGAATTATCTGGGTCATTCGGTGGATCTAATGCTGTACCAAAGATAAATCGTTTAGAATGAAACGAGATATGTAATAAAAGAATTGATAATCATATATGAAATAGAGGACAATTATGAATAGGCAGCTAAATAGGTATACTCGTGTTCAACTTAAACCTAGGTGATTGGAAAAGTGTTGTTCTTCAAGATGTGTCTAGATTCATCATCGGCCTACATGACAGTTATCTTGTGATAGATCTAACAGCAATGGAGAAAAGTTCCCTGCATCAAAACTGTAATGATTGACAATttaatgtgtgtatatatgtgtgttcgAAATCAGCTGAACTCAAGCAGAATATATATTCTGAAGTACATGAACACGCTGGACAGATAATTTTGGTAATTTGTTGATAAGAAACAATTGCTATAACCCCCagtgtatgtatatttttgttatgcATTGGATATTTTGAATTTGGGTGAAGAATTTCTTACTGAGAGCGACATCACCTGATCAAATTAAGTTTTGCAAGTTTATGATGACAGTCTGATGTCTTTGGCAGCTAGTGCACTATTCAGGCTGAAAACATAGGGGGTTTTTGTTGTAGACTTGGTTAAGATCCAGAAAATCATTTACTGAAATATGGTCATCATAATGCATgtcaaaaacttactttattGAAAGGAAGGAAGTAAAATGCATctttcttttgtgatataacCTCTTCATCCTACCAACATGAccaattaatgaattattggAGCGTAACAGTGACCAACATAATAGTCAAGACAGTTAATCAATAGATAGATCTATGTATTTTGGCATGAATATGTGTCAaccatggattttttttttcagtctcTCAGTTATTGAGCATCTTACTGACAATAAGTTTATTGCTAAAGTGGAAAATATGAAAAGGAAAAAATTTGCaagtgttgatttttttttatatcaagtaGCAGTAACATTTTCTGCTCTTCAGCACCTCAAGTTGCATCAATATGCAGAAAGACTATTGGGTAGTAATTAAGTAAATGTTAGTTTACATTAATTATGAtgtcatatatgtatgtagtaATTAAGTGAATGTTGGTTTAcatttgtcatatatatatatatatatatatatatatatatattaaattgaaGTTTAATACTAACTACATTGAAAACTCGCAAGCTGTTGTGGTACATGACAAATAAAGCAAACAGTGACACTTGGATTACAGCAActttgcatatattttactgtTACAGTAATTGTATTTTAATGCTAGCTAGAGTAAAGTCAAATTGGTCTGAATTAAATTTATTAAGGTTACTTAGTTCTTTTGCATTTAATCGCCATTGTCACTGTGAGTGAGtgacatttattttgtactctAGGTAAGAATTGTCTTATGAATGTGTACAGGTATAGCTTCTTTTGTTTGATATGTTCAAGCTGTAAAGAATAATTCTGAAGAACAATGAATGTGCCAGAattttcatcttttaagaaaaagTTATCATAAACTGTAAGCATTTCTTAACACGTGTaattttttattgtaatttgGTATCCTTGCATTTGTATGTACTAAACATTGTTACGTTTATGTAAAAATAGCTCCAGGAAACTAACATTTTTCTTGATTACAAGGAATTTTAAGCATTTTGTAAGTGAACACATTGCAGTGATGCACAAGTGTTCAGTGTAAAATCAAATTGTGCCACCAGGTAAACTTGTAGTAAATTGTGTGACACAGTAAATGGTTTGCTAATGTTTACAAAGATTTTTTGCATATTATGGGGCTCTCCCACGCATTTGTCAATTGACGGGCCACAGACAGGACATGCATATTGGGAAGGGTTTGCTTTCCAAAAATGAATATAGATGACCATTTAAAAGCATGCCACTTTTGAGGTAGAAAAGCAAAAGTGTCAATAT is part of the Ostrea edulis chromosome 2, xbOstEdul1.1, whole genome shotgun sequence genome and harbors:
- the LOC125681614 gene encoding N-acetyl-D-glucosamine kinase-like, producing the protein MSTSGYYGGVEGGATHSKMVLMNANGDILAWIDGPSTNQWLIGQEECLKRVNNMVEDAKSKAGLDSSTKLLSLGLSMSGADQKDAQNQLISGIKSKYPQCSQNVFIASDTAGAIATATEKGGIVLIAGTGSNCMLINPDGRAFRCGGWGHLLGDEGSAYWITQTAIKIVFDHEDNLKVSPHDISFVKDVMMKYFQISDRDELLHYFYSKFEKSYIAGLCKELAQGARENKDKLCLELFRQAGEILAEHILGVGPHVAEELLNTPSGLQVVTVGSVWKSWDFMKEGFVNVLKDRAKNPRISKICLLELKESAAIGAASLGAKSIKQTLPIDYLHNASMYFQSEF